One segment of Peromyscus leucopus breed LL Stock chromosome 5, UCI_PerLeu_2.1, whole genome shotgun sequence DNA contains the following:
- the Dand5 gene encoding DAN domain family member 5 has product MLCRQLTTLLGLLSGAWLPTGSGRPRVPSASTQAWAAVNQSWTLDPLVPASALGSWKAFLSLQDKQQGAGGLHGGQREAAGVSLPLVPQEVLQETCKAVAFIQVLSRPGCTAARVLNHLCFGHCSSFYIPSSDPTPVVLCNSCVPAQKRWTSVVLWCGAGHAASPRRVRTTVTLVQKCQCGPKP; this is encoded by the exons ATGCTCTGTCGCCAGTTAACCACGCTGCTGGGTCTGCTCAGTGGGGCGTGGCTACCCACAGGCTCAGGGAGGCCTAGGGTTCCATCTGCCTCTactcaggcctgggctgctgtcaATCAGAGCTGGACTCTGGATCCTCTGGTGCCAGCCTCTGCCCTGGGTAGCTGGAAGGCCTTCTTGAGCCTACAAGACAAACAGCAAGGAGCAGGCGGGCTGCACggagggcagagagaggctgCTGGTGTGTCTTTGCCCTTGGTCCCCCAGGAAGTGCTCCAGGAGACATGTAAAGCTGTGGCCTTCATTCAG GtgctctccaggcctggctgcaCAGCGGCCAGGGTCCTTAATCATCTGTGTTTCGGACATTGTTCCTCCTTCTACATTCCCAGCTCGGATCCCACCCCGGTTGTCCTCTGCAACAGCTGTGTGCCAGCTCAAAAGCGCTGGACGTCGGTGGTGCTGTGGTGTGGGGCTGGCCACGCAGCCTCCCCTCGGCGCGTGAGGACAACTGTCACCCTAGTGCAGAAGTGCCAGTGTGGTCCGAAGCCGTGA